TGGAAGAGAACATAACCctactaaaatttataaaatcgAACATAGaattttatccaaaaaagtaaataacaacTAAGATTAGTTATTTTTGGTAATCcaatttgttctttcttttaaaatgaaatctatCGTCTCTTATTTTATGATAAAGTAATATTGttaattcttagtcaaaatttaaaaataaaaatatgtttttaaaaaactatatatatattttaaaattttcaaaacttactttagtttttttaaaatattaaaattttggcaGCAAAGAATTATGAGAAGGTATTTATAGGCTTAATttagtaaaagtaaaagtaaaaaaccaaatgattaACCGCTTGGACAAATATATCCCACGATGATACAAGAATGAAAAGGGTGTACCTCGAAACCACTCAGTAGTATTAGAAGTGTCCTTCATCCCTCCAAAATAATGATTGGGGTTCTCACGGGAAGAGTAGAAAGCATGAAGAGAATCTGAGGAGGAGCCATGAGAAGAGCCGCAATAATAGAAAGGATGTGGTGTTGCATAGTTTTCGTCGTCATCGTCATTGTCGTTATCGTTGTCGCCATCGTGATCTTGTTCATAGTTGAAGCTATCTTGATGTTGGATTTTTGGTAACTTCCATTCCTCCCAATCTGGAATCAATGAGGATATCTCCTTCTCTATCATCACAGCTATCTCCAATGGATCCCAATCACTGATAATTTCCAACTCTTTAACCATCTCGGTCGCAACGTCGATTGTAGTGTCGTTTAAGATGTCGAATGCAAAATATACGTTCTTAGATttacctatatatatatatccgtGTATAATAATCAGTTTCTCCAAATTATTGTTAATGTAATGTACTCAAAGTTGAACAAGATCAGAACTCGTATTTACCGTTCTTCACTTTGATCTGCACTTTAAGGAAAATTGAATCATCCTTGGGATTGATTGATCCTGAAATGGCTAAATCTGTTCTTCTTGCCATTATTGATTTCTCTGGAGATAAAGATGAAGACAACAACTCTTCATTGTGAGAGGCATTGTTAGCGTTGGAAGGTGCTAGAAATGGATCAAGCAAGAGCTCTCTAGCAGACACCCTCTTTGAAACATTCTCCAAACATTTTCTTACAAATCTTTGGGCCTCCAAGTCTTTGATCTCATAGAATGCATTTGGCAATTTTCCCTGccaatttctttattaagtCCAACATCTTATGGTAAATTATCAGTTTGtttttcaactaaaataaattttgatccatattttttagaaaatatttttttttggtcatttttctTATGTAACTATAAAgtgaaataatgaaatttgtaTACACGTGCACATATACTCATTTCTTGCTTTCAATTCTTGCTATTTGTCAAGAAGACGGCAATGGAGAAAAAACATGTtaaaatttgaggaaaaaaacTCCACAGACATAATAACGAGAGTGCGAGCAAACAAGCTTGTTTGACTTACTGAATAAGATAGCAATTAAGAAAGGTGAGAGTCAAATATCAACATAAGTATACAATTATATGATTTTAGTTGTATTTTACTCTATGATGTGGTGTAACTAAATGGATATAAAACTTGAGTTTCCAAAAAGTACTATCATATTTCATTTgaactttgtttaaaaaaattatggataCAATTTTCTCGAAAGTTTCAAACTACTTTGTTTCCAAATCGACACTTGAAAATGGATCAaacttattataatttaatattttttggtttagatataataatatagtaaTAATATTGACTTACTGAAGTGACTTTTTTGTATATCTGAGCAGGATTAAAGCATTCGCTATAAGGATACTCCAAAGTAAGCATCTCAATCATACACATCCCAAACGAATAAACATCCACAAGTTCATTATATTCCTCGTCATAAAGTTCTGGTGCCATGAACTCTGGTGTAcctacaaaaaaatttcaacataacCATTCTTAATCAAACGTTTTGACATTATTTTGAATCGTTGAACATGCAACCATTCTAAACatacaacaatatattgtaCCATTGTAGAAATATGAAGAGGCCTTGTCATCTCAATATCGAATTTAGAAGTTTACCTATGACACTATGAGCATGTTGAGAATCATGAAGGATTGCTGCAAGTCCAAGGTCACCAATCTTAACTTGCCCAAGATGGCCATTGATGAATACATTATCACACTTTAGGTCTCTATGGATTATGGGTGGATCATGACCATGAAGATAAACAAGACCATGTAGGATTTGACGAGCCCAGTTCTTGATTGCTTCGATGTCGATGTTTCGATACTTTTGTCGATACCTAATAGCATTGATGATCATCCCTCAATTCAACACAAAAAcgaaaattaacaaaaacatgaAGGATATATGGTTGAGAATTAGTTAGTACTCTCTAAGGGTGCCAGATGTGAACATTTCTGTGATGAAGTTGAACGTTCGGCGATGAGTATCGATCCAATAAGTGTAGAATCGGATGATCGAGTCGTGGTTGAGGTTCTTGAGGAGATGAACTTCTGAGTATAAGCGTTGTAGTTCTTCAGGGGAATGGAAGACATCTTTGAGATGGACTTGGTTCCAAGCCACTTCAATTCCAAGAACCTCATCGAAGCCTTTATATACTGTTTTCGTGGCTCCTTTGCCTAGAATTTCTCTAAACTgcacaataattaatatatgaagCATCCAACAACTATatcatatttcataaataattctTGTAGCTCACCTCTAGCCAAGATTTCAAGATTACAATTTATTCGTTAATTAGTTATAGAATACGATATCGACGAGAGGTCTACAAAAGGTTTGAATATGTCCGCCTTTGAATATTACattgtattattgaaaaaagagttaaaacaaaatgaacaaaatgcTTAAAGTTCACTCTTCTCCTTTAGATATTGGTTGAATATTAACAAATTGAGTTGGTAAGAATGATAGTTGTTGGTTTGAATATAGTTGAATAGATCCAAATAGatgtttttgaaataatcttttcttcaatttaaaggaaaaattaattgttcGTCCAATACCAAGCATAATTCAATACAGAACAAAGTTTTcaatatatcatttattacatttttattatcatataGAAGTTTAAAATCAtgatttaccatttttataactTGGTGTGCATAATTTATACAagaatgttttcaaatatatatataaatcataaaaaataactttttgaaataaatacaaaaacaatattaatagaTAAGATGGAATTCAAGAATTTATTCccttttaaaagtaattaataatacGTGCAAGAAAATGGTAGGTATTGATTCAAACCCTCctcattaaaacaaaatttcaacttgGAACTTTcctattatatatcattttagaaaggaaaaaacagaaaatctTACAAACCCTTAATCtgtacaaaaagaaatatatataataaaagaaaatattaagaCCAAAAATAGAAACGACGACTTCAAAGTATGAGCTAAATTGTGATAAAtgataacttaaaaaaaacaatccatTCTCGtcctattttatttcaaatatagttaAAAGCATTTATGTAATTAGTTTTTACACCTTAGCTTCTGCATCAATTTGCATTAATGATGTTGTAAATAATGTAATGTATTCCTTCATATTTTTACACACCATTTGATCATTTGTCAATTTTCTAACTAAATTTGAAGGCCAAAAAACAACTCTTTAAtgacatatttttaattaaaattttaaccttGCTTTTCATAGTCTGGAAGCATTATTGAAACCTACCCTAAACTTGGaatatttattgtataaatattttactggAAATATATAGATTGATTATAGAACATAAAAGATTATAGaaccttaaatttaaaaaataaataagaacttACCCGTCCATAGCGACCAGAAGGATCTGTTTCAGCATACCCAATATTCGATTGTGccattctttaatttctcttttaatttcacaaaactttgaatcaaaataaaaacacaatattattatgtataaagagagagagatcaaaaagaaaagaaaaagggggaaaaaaaagaaaatagattttgGAATAATAAATATGGTTTAATTTATGCTAGATGATCCGAGGCTTCCCTTGATAGTTTTCATTAGAGAAAAATCCAAATAAGAACCAAAAAAGGTTTGAGCAATCAACACAAATTAGCTTAATCCAACTCATTTCTACTACCCCACGTGAAAATTTGTGGTAATATTTTGAAACCATTTGTAactctaaattcaaattcaataaaaatataaataaaaaccccaaaatcacaaacacacacaaacCAAATGATCAAAAGCTTAattctttagaaaaagaaaaaaaaatcaaaggttttgaaataattagatcaaataatttgaaattgaagaagaaattagagaaaataatCTGAATTTGAAGAATCTCTGGCTTCTCTTTGCTATATTCATTTGTGGGTTTCTGAGAATTCtctttcaagaaaaaagaaaaaaggaaagtttttatttctttgttttgtggGGTTTTTGAAAGAGAATAATTTGGGAAATGAAAGTTTGTTTTGGAAACCTGTTGAATTATGGAAGAAAAacgatgaagaagaagaagtagaagaagtagaagaggaagagaggaaagaggaaagagGCGTTAATTTTTTAACGGAACGGATGACGTCTCTGTTTTTGACGGAGTCTATGCCTCGCTGGTGTTAGTTGACGGTGACGgggttgatattttaatcgGCAGGCTTGGCTTGGCTTGGCTATTTTTCGGCTTCTAACTTTTGGTAAATTAGAggtttaaatatattttaatacaaaccctaaaattttaaacttttaattagcTATAGGCAAAGAATGAAATGAACCcatattaagataccaaataTTAACACCCAAAGTCCATTGTGattctttcaatttgaaatttagtgatgattaaaataaaattagaaaattaaatacatggagatagatagaaagaaaacaaaccaaTTGTAATTGAGTCGTTATGTAACGTAACTTAGATCTCATTTGATAACCCTCccatttttttagattttaaaaattaaatttatattttaatttctcacGATGATTTaagagttgaattcttagctaaattttaaaagctaaaaaaagagtatgtttttgttaaaaataaatatatgaattgattcttaagattaaaaagtagatgataaagtaaaaaattttaaaatgaaatgaggATAAAggatatttataaacttaaattttaagaattaaaattaaaaaatcaaattgttgtTGAAGGAAAGTGAGTAATTATTATGGAAAAAGTAGAGAGTTTAAAACTGTGgttgagaatttaaaaaagaaaaaaagcacttGAAGAAGGCAGGCAGCAGGTGCTTCAATGGCATctcaatataaattaaagattgaGCTTAGccgattaattaaaaattaaattatgaataaacAAAGAGAGTAATATTCATAAGATTTAAGCTGACTTTTTTAAAGGGCCAAAGAGTGAAGAAGGCCAATTtgacctcttttttttctcttcatttttaaatctatattgctaaatattaacttttaaatatctttttctaaaaaaatttgaccaccttttcaattttttttatttcaatactaataataatatagaatgAGTGATTCCACATGTAACCAACTTAGGGATTGCACCACATACCTTggaaatatttcttttcatttatattataaatagtCACCACAACACATTATCTATCATTTAAGTTCGTCAATTAAATGTGTTTGTATGTAtttcaa
This is a stretch of genomic DNA from Cucumis sativus cultivar 9930 chromosome 4, Cucumber_9930_V3, whole genome shotgun sequence. It encodes these proteins:
- the LOC101207665 gene encoding probable serine/threonine-protein kinase WNK5; this encodes MAQSNIGYAETDPSGRYGRFREILGKGATKTVYKGFDEVLGIEVAWNQVHLKDVFHSPEELQRLYSEVHLLKNLNHDSIIRFYTYWIDTHRRTFNFITEMFTSGTLREYRQKYRNIDIEAIKNWARQILHGLVYLHGHDPPIIHRDLKCDNVFINGHLGQVKIGDLGLAAILHDSQHAHSVIGTPEFMAPELYDEEYNELVDVYSFGMCMIEMLTLEYPYSECFNPAQIYKKVTSGKLPNAFYEIKDLEAQRFVRKCLENVSKRVSARELLLDPFLAPSNANNASHNEELLSSSLSPEKSIMARRTDLAISGSINPKDDSIFLKVQIKVKNGKSKNVYFAFDILNDTTIDVATEMVKELEIISDWDPLEIAVMIEKEISSLIPDWEEWKLPKIQHQDSFNYEQDHDGDNDNDNDDDDENYATPHPFYYCGSSHGSSSDSLHAFYSSRENPNHYFGGMKDTSNTTEWFREDDTSSCCSLNSFNYSDLSFYSNNEDEYEYDSNIKGREPQYVSTTKQPTRFCPTMKIDSHHLRHKDNKIIPNREVFESRSRSNNSPRLTRVKSMVNLRSETLHRYLVEMLLKKRLFNTVGAMENIGYQKP